From Haloglomus litoreum, the proteins below share one genomic window:
- a CDS encoding DUF3267 domain-containing protein yields the protein MSTADAAGSETLLADLELSRGLTIQMTAVGGLGFVVSFAVFTAVFQAATGRAASFAFAPGVGWWNDALNLLVIAVLATVILVPHEWLHGLAFRHYGGDPSYGVGVAHFILPYAYATSPERFTRNQFLVILLAPLVVMTAVGVPAMLLLGWGWLALPLAANAGGAVADVWMALTLLGYPAHVGVEDHEKGVRILGRAGDRVPALSVTNLSWDALAGAAVAAFGLLLLLGIGGPLFLSALGVDSLTVGRPGTITYLFSFVNTPDEISLGIGPGILVLGSLLGLCYAFARSYRRRRGPAAGE from the coding sequence ATGTCGACCGCCGACGCCGCCGGGTCGGAGACGCTCCTCGCGGACCTCGAACTGTCCCGCGGGCTCACCATCCAGATGACCGCCGTGGGCGGACTGGGGTTCGTCGTCTCGTTCGCGGTGTTCACCGCCGTCTTCCAGGCGGCGACGGGCCGGGCGGCGTCGTTCGCGTTCGCGCCCGGCGTCGGCTGGTGGAACGACGCGCTGAACCTGCTGGTCATCGCCGTGCTGGCGACCGTCATCCTCGTGCCCCACGAGTGGCTCCACGGGCTCGCGTTCCGGCACTACGGCGGGGACCCCAGCTACGGGGTCGGTGTCGCACACTTCATCCTCCCGTACGCATACGCGACCAGCCCCGAGCGGTTCACACGGAACCAGTTCCTCGTCATCCTGCTGGCGCCGCTGGTCGTCATGACCGCCGTCGGTGTCCCGGCGATGCTCCTGCTGGGCTGGGGGTGGCTCGCGCTGCCGCTGGCGGCCAACGCCGGCGGCGCCGTCGCCGATGTCTGGATGGCGCTGACGCTGCTGGGCTACCCCGCCCACGTCGGCGTCGAGGACCACGAGAAGGGCGTCCGCATCCTCGGTCGGGCGGGGGACCGCGTCCCGGCGCTGTCGGTGACGAATCTCTCATGGGACGCCCTCGCCGGCGCCGCGGTCGCGGCGTTCGGGCTGTTGCTGCTGCTGGGAATCGGCGGGCCGCTCTTCCTCTCTGCGCTCGGCGTCGACTCGCTCACCGTCGGCCGCCCCGGGACCATCACCTACCTGTTCTCGTTCGTGAACACCCCCGACGAGATCTCGCTCGGCATCGGCCCCGGCATCCTCGTCCTCGGCTCGCTGCTGGGGCTGTGCTACGCGTTCGCCCGGAGCTATCGGCGACGTAGGGGGCCCGCGGCTGGCGAGTGA
- a CDS encoding cysteine hydrolase family protein: MAATLEGERAAVVVVDMQNGFCKPDGALYAPGSEAVIEPVVDLVERARDAGARVVYTRDVHPPGQFDGNHYYDEFERWGEHVVEGSWEAELVEELDVREDDLVVEKHTYDAFHETQLDGWLSARGVEDLAVCGTLANVCVLHTAGSAGLRDYRPVLVEDAIGAIEDDHREYALEHADWLFGEVESSADVTFA; the protein is encoded by the coding sequence ATGGCAGCGACACTCGAGGGCGAACGGGCGGCGGTCGTCGTCGTGGATATGCAGAACGGCTTCTGCAAGCCCGATGGCGCGCTGTACGCGCCCGGGAGCGAGGCCGTCATCGAGCCCGTGGTGGACCTCGTCGAGCGCGCCCGGGACGCCGGTGCGCGCGTCGTCTACACCCGCGACGTCCACCCGCCGGGGCAGTTCGACGGCAACCACTACTACGACGAGTTCGAGCGCTGGGGCGAGCACGTCGTCGAGGGCTCCTGGGAGGCCGAACTCGTCGAGGAACTCGATGTTCGCGAGGACGACCTCGTCGTCGAGAAGCACACGTACGACGCCTTCCACGAGACGCAGCTCGACGGCTGGCTCTCGGCGCGCGGGGTCGAGGACCTCGCGGTGTGCGGGACGCTCGCGAACGTCTGCGTGCTCCACACCGCCGGGTCGGCGGGGCTGCGTGACTACCGGCCCGTCCTCGTCGAGGACGCCATCGGCGCCATCGAGGACGACCACCGGGAGTACGCGCTCGAACACGCCGACTGGCTGTTCGGCGAGGTCGAGTCGAGCGCGGACGTGACGTTCGCGTGA
- a CDS encoding class I SAM-dependent methyltransferase — MSDPEAYVPADYTGPRPEAYAFDAAYEGVPNWDIGRPQRAFVRLVEAGLVRGPVLDVGCGTGELTMFLARQGYEALGIDISPRAVATAREKAHWRRNPARFAVWDALALDGLARAGITVRTVLDCATFHVLRFADRERYVAGLSTVLDPGGLFCVLGDARPDPRREYGVSPAEFRARFRAAEGWDLLGTWGTVFERRYSRNQAYLGLVRRLP; from the coding sequence GTGAGCGACCCCGAGGCGTACGTTCCGGCGGACTACACGGGTCCGCGCCCGGAGGCGTACGCCTTCGACGCGGCGTACGAGGGCGTCCCGAACTGGGATATCGGGCGGCCACAGCGGGCGTTCGTCCGGCTGGTGGAGGCCGGCCTGGTCCGGGGGCCGGTCCTGGACGTCGGGTGCGGAACGGGTGAGCTGACGATGTTCCTGGCCCGGCAGGGGTACGAGGCGCTGGGAATCGATATCTCCCCGCGGGCGGTGGCGACGGCCCGGGAGAAGGCCCACTGGCGGCGGAACCCCGCCCGCTTCGCCGTCTGGGACGCGCTCGCGCTCGACGGACTGGCCCGGGCGGGGATCACCGTCCGCACGGTCCTGGACTGTGCGACGTTCCACGTCCTCCGGTTCGCCGACCGCGAGCGGTACGTCGCGGGCCTGTCGACCGTCCTGGACCCGGGCGGGCTGTTCTGCGTCCTCGGTGACGCCCGACCCGACCCGCGCCGGGAGTACGGCGTCTCGCCCGCGGAGTTCCGGGCGCGCTTCCGCGCTGCAGAGGGGTGGGACCTGCTGGGGACCTGGGGGACGGTGTTCGAGCGGCGCTACAGCCGGAACCAGGCGTACCTCGGACTCGTCCGTCGGCTCCCCTGA
- a CDS encoding DUF7577 domain-containing protein — protein sequence MYDPQVYGLLGAVLLLHLGTLVYVYLRRQRSGESPTLESGAAVDRSATDGSRADTGVDVETAESAETVICSACGVRNAADYRFCRACVADLSGGASHDSGEAFSNAA from the coding sequence ATGTACGACCCGCAGGTCTACGGCCTGCTCGGGGCCGTCCTGCTGTTGCACCTCGGGACGCTGGTCTACGTCTACCTCCGGCGCCAGCGGTCCGGCGAGTCGCCGACACTGGAGAGCGGGGCGGCCGTCGACAGGTCGGCGACGGACGGCTCGCGGGCGGACACGGGGGTCGATGTCGAGACGGCGGAGTCGGCGGAGACGGTGATCTGCTCGGCGTGTGGCGTCCGGAACGCGGCCGATTACCGCTTCTGCCGGGCCTGCGTCGCGGACCTCTCCGGCGGGGCATCCCACGACAGCGGCGAGGCGTTCTCGAACGCCGCCTGA
- the mdh gene encoding malate dehydrogenase has product MTKVSVIGAAGTVGAAAGYNIALRDIADELVFVDIPDMEETTIGQAADTNHGIAYDSNTTVRQGGYEATEGSDVVVITAGIPRKEGQTRIDLAGDNAPIMDDIGSSLAEYNDDFVSITTSNPVDLLNRHLYESGDRDRHKVIGFGGRLDSARFRYVLSERFDAPVQNVEATILGEHGDAQVPVFSKVRVDGTDPEFSEDEKEEILGDLQESAMDVISRKGATEWGPATGVAHMVEAVVRDTGEVLPGSLVLDGEFGYEDTAFGVPVRLGSNGIEEVVEWDLDDYEAELMDEAAEKLSDQYDEIA; this is encoded by the coding sequence ATGACCAAAGTGAGCGTCATCGGCGCCGCCGGGACGGTCGGCGCGGCGGCGGGGTACAACATCGCGCTTCGGGACATCGCGGACGAACTCGTCTTCGTCGACATCCCGGACATGGAGGAGACGACCATCGGGCAGGCCGCCGACACGAACCACGGCATCGCCTACGACTCGAACACGACGGTCCGGCAGGGTGGTTACGAGGCGACCGAGGGCTCGGACGTCGTCGTCATCACGGCCGGTATCCCGCGCAAGGAGGGCCAGACCCGCATCGACCTCGCGGGCGACAACGCGCCCATCATGGACGACATCGGCTCCTCCCTCGCGGAGTACAACGACGACTTCGTCTCCATCACCACCTCGAACCCGGTGGACCTGCTCAACCGCCACCTGTACGAGTCGGGCGACCGCGACCGGCACAAGGTCATCGGCTTCGGTGGCCGCCTCGACTCGGCGCGCTTCCGCTACGTCCTCTCCGAGCGCTTCGACGCGCCCGTCCAGAACGTGGAGGCGACCATCCTCGGCGAGCACGGCGACGCGCAGGTGCCCGTCTTCTCGAAGGTCCGCGTCGACGGCACGGACCCCGAGTTCAGCGAGGACGAGAAGGAGGAGATCCTCGGCGACCTGCAGGAGTCCGCGATGGACGTCATCTCGCGCAAGGGCGCGACCGAGTGGGGCCCGGCGACCGGCGTCGCCCACATGGTCGAGGCCGTCGTCCGCGACACGGGCGAGGTCCTGCCCGGGTCGCTCGTGCTCGACGGCGAGTTCGGCTACGAGGACACCGCGTTCGGCGTTCCCGTCAGGCTCGGCTCGAACGGCATCGAGGAGGTCGTCGAGTGGGACCTCGACGACTACGAGGCCGAGCTGATGGACGAGGCGGCCGAGAAGCTCTCGGATCAGTACGACGAGATCGCGTAA
- a CDS encoding ferredoxin — MRIEYDRDTCIGMFQCVAEWDGFEKDESAGKAVLVDGEETDEDVFVREVPEGAELDAKFAARACPVEAITVYDDDGEQLIP, encoded by the coding sequence ATGCGCATCGAGTACGACCGGGACACCTGCATCGGGATGTTCCAGTGCGTCGCCGAGTGGGACGGCTTCGAGAAGGACGAGAGCGCCGGGAAGGCGGTGCTCGTCGACGGCGAAGAGACCGACGAGGACGTGTTCGTCCGCGAGGTTCCCGAAGGCGCCGAGCTGGACGCGAAGTTCGCCGCCCGGGCCTGTCCGGTCGAGGCCATCACGGTCTACGACGACGACGGCGAGCAGCTGATCCCCTGA
- a CDS encoding Hsp20/alpha crystallin family protein, with the protein MSDLSRTRTVFDALTLPARLLRAGFAEGENARVRVDADAYVLDLDLPGFDTDAFDVSWEDGYLTVAATAADRSYEESFHFPSVVRPSEISATYDADEGVLTVTLPVYGRRPSAGSTDAPERSHGIAD; encoded by the coding sequence ATGAGTGACCTCTCGCGGACGCGGACGGTCTTCGACGCGCTCACGCTCCCGGCCCGGCTGCTGCGTGCCGGGTTCGCCGAGGGTGAGAACGCCCGCGTGCGGGTCGATGCGGACGCCTACGTGCTCGATCTGGATCTCCCGGGGTTCGACACCGATGCGTTCGACGTCAGCTGGGAGGACGGCTATCTCACGGTCGCCGCGACCGCCGCGGACCGGTCGTACGAGGAGTCCTTCCACTTCCCCTCGGTCGTCCGCCCGTCCGAGATCAGCGCGACCTACGACGCCGACGAGGGCGTGCTGACGGTCACCCTGCCGGTGTACGGGCGGCGCCCCAGCGCAGGTAGCACCGACGCGCCCGAGCGCAGCCACGGAATCGCCGACTGA
- a CDS encoding GNAT family N-acetyltransferase: protein MTDALPLRPVEAADAERVRAVYERAMRDADAYLPGADHADLDAPTTAYADGAFLVGEVDGEVVAVGGVRPVAADAPTTDGTAFETERVAVHPAFQGEGDGRAVVRALEDAARDRGADRVVLETGAEQRAAQALYESQGYERVERLSYAGGEVVGLRYAKRVSVPHD from the coding sequence GTGACCGATGCCCTCCCCCTGCGGCCCGTCGAGGCGGCCGACGCCGAGCGGGTCCGCGCCGTCTACGAGCGAGCGATGCGCGACGCCGACGCCTACCTCCCGGGAGCCGACCACGCGGACCTCGACGCCCCGACCACCGCCTACGCCGACGGGGCGTTCCTCGTGGGCGAGGTCGACGGCGAGGTGGTCGCGGTCGGCGGTGTCCGGCCGGTCGCGGCCGACGCCCCGACCACCGACGGCACCGCGTTCGAGACGGAGCGCGTCGCCGTTCACCCGGCGTTCCAGGGCGAGGGGGACGGTCGCGCGGTGGTCCGGGCCCTGGAGGACGCCGCCCGTGACCGGGGCGCCGACCGCGTCGTGCTGGAGACGGGCGCGGAGCAGCGGGCGGCACAGGCGCTGTACGAGTCGCAGGGCTACGAGCGGGTCGAGCGCCTCTCCTACGCCGGCGGCGAGGTCGTCGGCCTCCGGTACGCGAAGCGAGTGTCAGTTCCCCACGACTGA
- a CDS encoding tetratricopeptide repeat protein yields the protein MGESIEAVLERAEAAEERAEAARDTLEGELVVDADEEEPAEFVREAVTEGAAGETYEEFRGALERAIGIRSELFLIRHSETDTEASIENVEQILRDYRLKATIPYGVERDGTVVAETLRVDVEQGPVREWERRRLELLDPALDAGDEADSPLESLARTELSAGDASGSAIVDDEFVDDLVSKLEQRLGTDENDGGYLNEEDVLAGIIASTIVTLSVTALRSIDLGEAGEAIAELHLELGDEAAWITDETHVEHGERAVACRPESASVQYEYAEILSTAREHETAETHYRRALELDPEHTEAHLGYGELLEYNLERYREAEEHYRRAIELDPNDTAPRKQYAKFLTDQLGRHEAARRQYERAVELDPDDASTHRSLASLLAEELDRPAAARQHYERSLEINPDSRTWHRKYARFLSRQLGEYRLAEEYYQRALEIDSDYRSAHFDYAYLLQEHLENYPKAKHHYERALEIDPDGSVTHNNYANLLKNQFEKLRKAKHHYERALEINPDYATAHRNYGNLLQNDLDNYRKAKHHYERALEIDPDYEQAHRNYGNLLQNDLDNHRKARRHYERALEIDPDYEQAHRNYGNLLQDHLGNYRKAKHHYERALEIDPDYEQAHRNYGNLLRDHLGNYRKAQRHYERALEIDPDYQSAHFDYAYLLQEHSSNHRKAKRHYERALELDPEDAVAHNNYANLLRNQFGKRRGAKRHYERALDIDPDYATAHRNYAICLRDLNYPFKAKKHERRAKRLSRGR from the coding sequence ATGGGGGAATCGATAGAGGCAGTGCTCGAGCGGGCGGAGGCGGCCGAGGAGCGAGCCGAGGCTGCGAGGGACACCCTCGAGGGGGAGCTGGTCGTCGACGCCGACGAGGAGGAGCCCGCGGAGTTCGTGCGCGAAGCCGTCACCGAGGGTGCGGCCGGTGAGACGTACGAGGAGTTCCGGGGGGCGCTCGAGCGTGCGATCGGGATCCGTTCGGAGCTCTTCCTCATCCGGCACTCCGAGACGGACACCGAGGCGTCCATCGAGAACGTCGAACAGATCCTCCGGGACTACCGCCTGAAGGCCACGATCCCGTACGGGGTGGAGCGCGACGGGACGGTCGTGGCGGAGACGCTACGAGTGGACGTGGAGCAGGGGCCGGTCCGGGAGTGGGAGCGGCGGCGGCTGGAGCTCCTGGACCCGGCGCTCGACGCCGGGGACGAGGCCGACAGCCCCCTGGAGTCGCTGGCACGGACCGAGCTGTCGGCCGGGGACGCGAGCGGTTCGGCCATCGTCGATGACGAGTTCGTCGACGACCTCGTCTCGAAGCTGGAGCAGCGGCTCGGGACGGACGAGAACGACGGGGGCTACCTGAACGAGGAGGACGTCCTGGCCGGCATCATCGCCTCGACCATCGTGACCCTGTCGGTGACCGCGCTCCGGTCGATCGACCTCGGCGAGGCGGGGGAGGCGATCGCCGAACTCCACCTCGAACTGGGCGACGAAGCCGCATGGATCACCGACGAGACGCACGTGGAACACGGGGAGCGCGCGGTCGCGTGCCGTCCGGAGAGTGCGAGCGTGCAGTACGAGTACGCGGAGATACTCAGCACCGCCCGCGAGCACGAGACGGCCGAGACACACTACCGGCGCGCACTCGAACTCGACCCCGAGCACACGGAGGCACATCTGGGCTACGGGGAGCTGCTGGAGTACAACCTGGAACGCTATCGGGAGGCCGAGGAGCACTACCGGCGGGCCATCGAGCTCGACCCGAACGACACGGCCCCACGCAAGCAGTACGCGAAATTCCTCACGGACCAGCTCGGACGACACGAGGCGGCGAGACGGCAGTACGAGCGTGCGGTCGAACTCGACCCGGATGACGCCTCCACCCACAGGTCACTGGCGAGCCTGCTGGCCGAGGAGCTCGACCGACCGGCGGCGGCACGCCAGCATTACGAGCGGTCACTGGAGATCAACCCGGACAGCCGGACCTGGCACCGGAAGTACGCACGGTTCCTCTCGCGGCAGCTCGGAGAGTACCGCCTCGCGGAGGAGTACTACCAGCGCGCCCTCGAGATCGACAGCGACTACCGGTCAGCACATTTCGACTACGCCTACCTGCTCCAGGAGCACCTCGAGAACTACCCCAAGGCGAAACACCACTACGAGCGCGCACTCGAGATCGACCCTGACGGCTCCGTGACGCACAACAACTACGCGAACCTCCTCAAGAACCAGTTCGAGAAACTCCGCAAGGCGAAACACCACTACGAGCGCGCACTCGAGATCAACCCCGACTACGCGACCGCCCACCGCAACTACGGTAACCTCCTCCAGAACGACCTGGACAACTACCGGAAGGCGAAACACCACTACGAGCGCGCACTCGAGATCGACCCCGACTACGAGCAAGCACACCGCAACTACGGCAACCTCCTCCAGAACGACCTGGACAACCACCGCAAGGCGAGGCGACACTACGAGCGCGCACTCGAGATCGACCCCGACTACGAGCAAGCACACCGCAACTACGGCAACCTCCTCCAGGACCACCTGGGCAACTACCGGAAGGCGAAACACCACTACGAGCGCGCACTCGAGATCGACCCCGACTACGAGCAAGCACACCGCAACTACGGCAACCTCCTCCGGGACCACCTGGGCAACTACCGGAAGGCCCAGAGACACTACGAACGTGCCCTCGAGATCGACCCCGACTACCAGTCAGCACATTTCGACTACGCCTACCTGCTCCAGGAGCACTCGAGCAACCACCGGAAGGCGAAGCGACACTACGAGCGCGCACTCGAACTCGACCCCGAGGACGCCGTGGCGCACAACAACTACGCGAACCTCCTCAGGAACCAGTTCGGCAAACGTCGCGGGGCGAAGCGACATTACGAGCGTGCACTGGACATCGACCCCGACTACGCGACCGCCCACCGCAACTACGCCATCTGCCTCAGGGACCTGAACTACCCGTTCAAGGCGAAGAAACACGAGAGACGGGCCAAGCGGCTCTCCAGAGGGCGCTAG
- a CDS encoding transcription initiation factor IIB produces MSETRLTERAERPREGTEPTVEEGEETDALVCPECGGNLSTDTEHGETVCSDCGLVVDEDAVDRGPEWRAFDASERDEKSRVGAPTTNMMHDRGLSTNIGWQDKDAYGNSLSSQQRQKMQRLRTWNERFRTRDAKERNLKQALGEIDRMASALGLPENVRETASVIYRRALDENLLPGRSIEGIATAAVYAAARQANVPRSLDEVARVCRVDKEEFKRAYRYIVKELNLAIEPADPTEYLPRFASELDASDATERKAVELVETASEETLLSGKSPVGIAAAALYAASLLTDEGLTQTEVGEVADISEVTIRNRYKDLLEAAGVMSSDTAAETARA; encoded by the coding sequence ATGTCCGAAACCCGTCTCACAGAGCGTGCCGAGCGACCCCGAGAGGGGACCGAGCCGACGGTCGAGGAGGGCGAGGAGACCGACGCGCTCGTCTGCCCGGAGTGTGGGGGCAACCTCAGCACCGACACGGAGCACGGCGAGACCGTCTGCAGCGACTGTGGGCTCGTCGTCGACGAGGACGCCGTCGACCGCGGGCCCGAGTGGCGCGCGTTCGACGCCAGCGAGCGCGACGAGAAGAGCCGCGTCGGCGCCCCGACGACGAACATGATGCACGACAGGGGGCTCTCGACCAACATCGGCTGGCAGGACAAGGACGCCTACGGCAACTCGCTATCCAGCCAGCAGCGCCAGAAGATGCAGCGCCTGCGGACCTGGAACGAGCGGTTCCGCACCCGGGACGCGAAGGAGCGCAACCTCAAGCAGGCGCTCGGCGAGATCGACCGGATGGCGAGCGCGCTCGGACTCCCCGAGAACGTCCGCGAGACCGCGAGCGTCATCTACCGCCGCGCGCTCGACGAGAACCTGCTGCCCGGCCGCTCCATCGAGGGCATCGCGACGGCCGCCGTCTACGCGGCCGCCCGGCAGGCCAACGTCCCGCGGAGCCTCGACGAGGTCGCGCGGGTCTGCCGCGTCGACAAGGAGGAGTTCAAGCGCGCCTACCGCTACATCGTCAAGGAGCTGAACCTGGCCATCGAGCCGGCCGACCCGACGGAGTACCTGCCCCGGTTCGCCTCCGAACTCGACGCGAGCGACGCCACCGAGCGCAAGGCCGTCGAGCTGGTCGAGACGGCCAGCGAGGAGACCCTCCTGTCCGGGAAGTCGCCGGTCGGCATCGCGGCGGCCGCGCTGTACGCCGCCTCCCTGCTCACCGACGAGGGGCTGACCCAGACAGAGGTCGGCGAGGTCGCCGACATCTCCGAGGTGACCATCCGGAACCGCTACAAGGACCTGCTGGAGGCGGCGGGCGTCATGAGCTCGGACACGGCGGCCGAGACCGCCCGCGCCTGA
- a CDS encoding GNAT family N-acetyltransferase, which produces MSGVRLRRFDPERDEPADLYALHERALRDAGTDADDVPGTDDLDRIPATYLDGGEFLVGEADGAEPSGVVAMGGFRPASDLPAGGHEGFAGGEADPGAAVELFRIAVAPEAQGRGLGAAVLDELERRAADAGFDWTVLTTAARQRAGVELYRSRGYDEVGRLQEGEYELVRFEKRL; this is translated from the coding sequence ATGAGCGGCGTCCGGCTCCGCCGATTCGACCCGGAACGCGACGAGCCCGCCGACCTGTACGCACTCCACGAGCGGGCGCTGCGCGACGCCGGGACCGACGCCGACGACGTGCCCGGGACCGATGACCTCGACCGCATCCCGGCGACCTACCTCGACGGCGGCGAGTTCCTCGTGGGCGAGGCGGACGGGGCGGAACCGTCCGGAGTCGTCGCGATGGGTGGGTTCCGCCCCGCGAGCGACCTGCCGGCGGGCGGCCACGAGGGGTTCGCGGGCGGCGAGGCCGACCCCGGGGCCGCCGTCGAGCTGTTCCGCATCGCCGTCGCCCCCGAAGCGCAGGGGCGCGGCCTGGGAGCCGCCGTGCTGGACGAGCTCGAGCGCCGCGCCGCCGACGCGGGGTTCGACTGGACCGTCCTCACCACGGCGGCCCGCCAGCGCGCCGGCGTCGAACTCTACCGCTCCCGCGGCTACGACGAGGTCGGCCGACTGCAGGAGGGCGAGTACGAGCTCGTCCGGTTCGAGAAGCGACTGTAG
- a CDS encoding PaaI family thioesterase has translation MPDEPAHEMPEDAAAMITEYLENQHEFLSWLGFTVEEFTADRLVGRIPFDQKLTNPTDPPTVQGGVASTLVDTAGGIALRPYLTDPVNDGIATITLNVNYLRRAAGDLVATAEPIRAGGSVGVSYIEVVSDVPGEGQKPVAAGTGAYRLFNSDRSDGVEDGAE, from the coding sequence ATGCCCGACGAGCCAGCCCACGAGATGCCCGAGGACGCGGCGGCGATGATCACGGAGTACCTGGAGAACCAGCACGAGTTCCTGTCGTGGCTCGGGTTCACCGTCGAGGAGTTCACCGCCGACCGCCTCGTCGGGCGCATCCCGTTCGACCAGAAGCTCACCAACCCCACCGACCCACCGACGGTCCAGGGCGGCGTGGCCTCGACGCTCGTCGACACGGCCGGCGGCATCGCGCTCCGCCCGTACCTCACCGACCCCGTCAACGACGGCATCGCGACCATCACCCTCAACGTCAACTACCTCCGGCGGGCCGCCGGGGACCTCGTGGCGACCGCCGAACCCATCCGCGCCGGCGGGTCGGTCGGCGTCTCCTACATCGAGGTGGTCAGTGACGTGCCCGGCGAGGGACAGAAGCCGGTGGCGGCCGGGACGGGCGCGTACCGGCTGTTCAACTCCGACCGGAGCGACGGGGTCGAGGACGGGGCGGAGTGA
- a CDS encoding diacylglycerol/lipid kinase family protein, translating into MQVGSRTLIMNPVSGTGDHAELVRQKARGKGFAVWETEGEGDGVALGRRAGEEDVGEIAVCGGDGTINEVLRGLEQADHLDEVTLNVIPAGTANLLANAVGIRSIEHGLQLTDKGEVRAVDVGLADGEPFVVSCIAGFPADASTSASGELKQRLGTLAFVVSGLQQAVEFEGLDLQLDLHGGGRSDSWEGSAVTVLVGNARRFVEQGGQADMEDGLFDVAVVEDVPAGNLAVEAAIHRLLGEGTDSVHHFQAAQVTVTSDEAITFSRDGEIAEHDRVTMYARPRALDLRVGPDYVPDPPA; encoded by the coding sequence ATGCAGGTCGGGTCGCGCACCCTCATCATGAACCCCGTCAGCGGGACCGGCGACCACGCCGAGCTGGTGCGCCAGAAGGCCCGCGGGAAGGGGTTCGCGGTGTGGGAGACCGAGGGCGAGGGCGACGGGGTCGCGCTGGGCCGCCGGGCCGGGGAGGAGGACGTCGGGGAGATCGCGGTCTGTGGCGGCGACGGCACCATCAACGAGGTGCTCCGGGGGCTGGAGCAGGCCGACCACCTGGACGAGGTGACGCTGAACGTCATCCCCGCGGGGACGGCGAACCTCCTGGCGAACGCCGTCGGCATCCGGAGCATCGAGCACGGCCTCCAGCTCACCGACAAGGGGGAGGTCCGTGCCGTGGACGTGGGGCTCGCCGACGGGGAGCCGTTCGTCGTCTCCTGTATCGCCGGCTTCCCCGCCGACGCCAGCACCTCCGCCTCCGGCGAGCTGAAACAGCGTCTGGGTACCCTCGCGTTCGTCGTCAGCGGGCTGCAGCAGGCCGTCGAGTTCGAGGGGCTCGACCTCCAGCTCGACCTCCACGGCGGCGGCCGGAGCGATAGCTGGGAGGGCTCGGCGGTCACGGTACTCGTCGGCAACGCCCGCCGGTTCGTCGAGCAGGGCGGCCAGGCCGACATGGAGGACGGCCTGTTCGACGTGGCCGTCGTCGAGGACGTCCCGGCGGGGAACCTCGCGGTCGAGGCCGCCATCCACCGGCTCCTCGGGGAGGGGACCGACTCGGTGCATCACTTCCAGGCGGCGCAGGTGACGGTGACCAGCGACGAGGCCATCACCTTCTCGCGTGACGGGGAGATCGCCGAACACGACCGCGTGACGATGTACGCTCGCCCGCGGGCGCTCGACCTCCGGGTCGGGCCCGACTACGTCCCCGATCCGCCGGCGTGA